The following proteins are co-located in the Castanea sativa cultivar Marrone di Chiusa Pesio chromosome 8, ASM4071231v1 genome:
- the LOC142608116 gene encoding large ribosomal subunit protein uL10-like, whose translation MAVKPSRSEKKVLYDKKLCTLLSQYSQVLIVHADNVGSNQLQKIRTGLRGDSVILMGKNTMMKRSVKLHAEATGNEAIMNLVPLLVGNVGLVFTKGDLKEVSEEISKYKVGAPARVGLVAPIDVVVPPGNTGLDPSQTSFFQVLNIPTKINKGTVEIITPVELIKKGDKVGSSEAALLAKLGIRPFSYGLVVLSVYDNGSVFDPEVLNLTEDDLIEKFATGISMVTSLSLAISYPTLAAAPHMFINAYKNVLSVAVASEYSFPQAEKVKEYLKDPSKFAVAAAPVIAADSGAAPDASAKVEEKKVEEEEDSDDDMALNLFD comes from the exons ATGGCCGTGAAGCCCTCTAGGTCCGAGAAGAAGGTCTTGTACGACAAGAAACTATGCACTTTGCTCAGCCAGTACTCCCAGGTTCTGATTGTCCACGCTGACAATGTCGGTTCCAACCAGCTCCAGAAGATAAGGACGGGTCTCCGAGGTGACTCTGTCATTTTGATGGGAAAGAACACCATGATGAAGCGCTCTGTTAAGCTTCATGCCGAGGCCACTGGCAACGAGGCCATTATGAACCTCGTTCCTCTTTTGGTG GGTAATGTGGGGTTGGTCTTCACCAAGGGTGATTTGAAGGAAGTGAGCGAAGAGATTAGCAAGTATAAG GTGGGAGCTCCAGCTCGCGTTGGCCTTGTTGCACCAATTGATGTTGTTGTACCCCCAGGAAACACGGGACTTGATCCCTCTCAAACGTCCTTCTTTCAG GTGCTCAACATACCTACTAAGATCAATAAGGGTACTGTCGAGATCATTACCCCAGTGGAGCTCATTAAAAAGGGTGACAAGGTGGGCTCCTCTGAGGCTGCACTTCTTGCAAAGCTTGGGATACGCCCATTCTCCTATGGTCTTGTTGTTCTATCCGTGTATGATAATGGATCAGTGTTTGATCCTGAAGTGCTTAATCTCACGGAAGATGATCTCATTGAAAAATTTGCTACGGGAATTTCCATGGTCACCTCTTTGTCACTGGCTATATCTTACCCAACTCTTGCTGCTGCACCCCACATGTTTATAAATGCATACAAAAATGTCCTGAGTGTTGCGGTAGCTTCAGAGTATTCCTTCCCACAGGCAGAGAAAGTGAAGGAATACTTGAAG GATCCAAGTAAGTTTGCTGTTGCGGCGGCTCCTGTTATAGCTGCTGATTCTGGTGCTGCTCCAGATGCCAGTGCCAAGGTGGAAGAGAAGAAGgttgaagaggaagaagattcTGACGATGACATGGCTCTCAATTTGTTTGACTGA
- the LOC142607136 gene encoding cell division control protein 6 homolog B-like isoform X1, with protein sequence MPAIMAVKPDSARSNPDSTPQKRRLRSDTTAAPDSPISTPVKWKSPRTCTTSSPKTPISRVERDCSENITKSHKSPIKKLSDSLTPTKQKWNPLDSEQMKAVKEAVHVSTAPPNIVCREGEQKRVLEFCQACVEQEKAGSLYVCGCPGTGKSLSMEKVKQLLFHWANEAGHQQPNVLTINCTSLAKTSDIFSKILGESQPRKKINGATSPLQHLQNLYSQKPQPSGMKMMLMIADELDYLITKDRAVLHDLFMLTTLPFSRCILIGIANAIDLADRFLPKLQSLNCKPMVVTFRAYSKDQILKILHERLMELPYTVFQPQALELCARKVAAASGDMRKALCVCRSAIEIVEAELRESSSNFSSSIVEKAFLEQQRATAPVFLEKQEIDVVRLDHMVVALSKTYKSPIVDTIQSLPQHQQILLCSAVKLFRGGKKDANVGELNKFYMEICKSALIPPVGILELSSICRVLSDQGLLKLGQSREDKSKRVTLCVDEADITFALQGIRFFRNCLQ encoded by the exons ATGCCTGCCATCATGGCCGTCAAACCCGACTCCGCCCGATCCAACCCCGACTCCACTCCCCAGAAGCGGAGACTCAGATCCGATACCACTGCGGCGCCGGATAGCCCCATTTCCACTCCGGTCAAATGGAAATCTCCTCGCACCTGCACCACTTCCAGCCCAAAGACTCCCATATCT AGAGTTGAGAGAGATTGCAGTGAAAATATTACGAAATCTCACAAATCTCCAATCAAGAAATTGTCCGATTCTTTAACTCCCACAAAACAGAAATGGAATCCCCTAG ATTCCGAGCAGATGAAGGCGGTTAAGGAGGCAGTGCACGTGTCGACCGCACCGCCTAACATTGTGTGCCGTGAAGGAGAACAGAAGAGGGTATTGGAGTTTTGCCAGGCGTGTGTAGAGCAAGAGAAGGCTGGGAGTTTATACGTGTGTGGGTGTCCGGGGACCGGCAAATCTTTGTCGATGGAGAAAGTGAAACAACTCTTGTTTCATTGGGCTAATGAG GCGGGACATCAGCAACCGAATGTGTTAACCATAAATTGTACTTCACTAGCAAAAACATCAGATATTTTCAGCAAG ATATTGGGTGAAAGCCAACCGCGAAAGAAAATTAATGGTGCTACCTCTCCCTTGCAACATTTGCAGAACTTGTACTCTCAAAAGCCCCAGCCATCTGGCATGAAGATGAT GCTGATGATTGCTGATGAGTTGGACTATTTGATTACTAAGGACCGGGCCGTTCTTCATGATCTTTTCATGCTTACAACACTCCCCTTCTCCAGATGTATATTGATAG GAATAGCTAATGCCATAGACCTAGCAGATCGTTTTCTTCCAAAACTTCAGTCATTAAATT GCAAACCTATGGTAGTAACTTTTCGGGCCTACTCTAAAGATCAAATCCTCAAGATACTTCATGAGAGGCTAATG GAACTTCCTTATACTGTCTTTCAACCTCAAGCATTGGAACTCTGTGCCAGG AAAGTTGCTGCTGCATCTGGAGATATGCGAAAAGCTCTTTGTGTTTGCAG GAGTGCAATTGAGATAGTAGAAGCAGAACTTAGAGAATCTAGTAGCAACTTCAGTTCGTCAATAGTAGAGAAAGCATTCCTTGAACAACAGAGAGCTACAGCTCCtgtttttttagaaaaacaagaaatagaTGTT GTGAGGCTTGATCATATGGTTGTTGCTTTGTCAAAGACTTATAAATCACCAATAGTGGATACTATACAATCTCTTCCACAACATCAACAG ATTTTACTTTGCTCTGCTGTGAAACTTTTCCGTGGgggaaagaaagatgcaaacgtGGGGGAG ctaaataaattttatatggaGATCTGCAAATCAGCACTTATCCCACCTGTTGGGATTTTGGAACTTTCAAGCATATGCAGAGTGCTAAGTGACCAG GGGCTTCTCAAACTAGGTCAATCTCGAGAAGATAAATCAAAAAGAGTGACGTTGTGTGTAGATGAAGCAGACATCACTTTTGCGTTGCAG GGGATCCGATTCTTTCGCAACTGTCTTCAGTAA
- the LOC142607136 gene encoding cell division control protein 6 homolog B-like isoform X2, producing the protein MPAIMAVKPDSARSNPDSTPQKRRLRSDTTAAPDSPISTPVKWKSPRTCTTSSPKTPISRVERDCSENITKSHKSPIKKLSDSLTPTKQKWNPLDSEQMKAVKEAVHVSTAPPNIVCREGEQKRVLEFCQACVEQEKAGSLYVCGCPGTGKSLSMEKVKQLLFHWANEAGHQQPNVLTINCTSLAKTSDIFSKILGESQPRKKINGATSPLQHLQNLYSQKPQPSGMKMMLMIADELDYLITKDRAVLHDLFMLTTLPFSRCILIGIANAIDLADRFLPKLQSLNCKPMVVTFRAYSKDQILKILHERLMELPYTVFQPQALELCARKVAAASGDMRKALCVCRSAIEIVEAELRESSSNFSSSIVEKAFLEQQRATAPVFLEKQEIDVVRLDHMVVALSKTYKSPIVDTIQSLPQHQQILLCSAVKLFRGGKKDANVGELNKFYMEICKSALIPPVGILELSSICRVLSDQCRGFSN; encoded by the exons ATGCCTGCCATCATGGCCGTCAAACCCGACTCCGCCCGATCCAACCCCGACTCCACTCCCCAGAAGCGGAGACTCAGATCCGATACCACTGCGGCGCCGGATAGCCCCATTTCCACTCCGGTCAAATGGAAATCTCCTCGCACCTGCACCACTTCCAGCCCAAAGACTCCCATATCT AGAGTTGAGAGAGATTGCAGTGAAAATATTACGAAATCTCACAAATCTCCAATCAAGAAATTGTCCGATTCTTTAACTCCCACAAAACAGAAATGGAATCCCCTAG ATTCCGAGCAGATGAAGGCGGTTAAGGAGGCAGTGCACGTGTCGACCGCACCGCCTAACATTGTGTGCCGTGAAGGAGAACAGAAGAGGGTATTGGAGTTTTGCCAGGCGTGTGTAGAGCAAGAGAAGGCTGGGAGTTTATACGTGTGTGGGTGTCCGGGGACCGGCAAATCTTTGTCGATGGAGAAAGTGAAACAACTCTTGTTTCATTGGGCTAATGAG GCGGGACATCAGCAACCGAATGTGTTAACCATAAATTGTACTTCACTAGCAAAAACATCAGATATTTTCAGCAAG ATATTGGGTGAAAGCCAACCGCGAAAGAAAATTAATGGTGCTACCTCTCCCTTGCAACATTTGCAGAACTTGTACTCTCAAAAGCCCCAGCCATCTGGCATGAAGATGAT GCTGATGATTGCTGATGAGTTGGACTATTTGATTACTAAGGACCGGGCCGTTCTTCATGATCTTTTCATGCTTACAACACTCCCCTTCTCCAGATGTATATTGATAG GAATAGCTAATGCCATAGACCTAGCAGATCGTTTTCTTCCAAAACTTCAGTCATTAAATT GCAAACCTATGGTAGTAACTTTTCGGGCCTACTCTAAAGATCAAATCCTCAAGATACTTCATGAGAGGCTAATG GAACTTCCTTATACTGTCTTTCAACCTCAAGCATTGGAACTCTGTGCCAGG AAAGTTGCTGCTGCATCTGGAGATATGCGAAAAGCTCTTTGTGTTTGCAG GAGTGCAATTGAGATAGTAGAAGCAGAACTTAGAGAATCTAGTAGCAACTTCAGTTCGTCAATAGTAGAGAAAGCATTCCTTGAACAACAGAGAGCTACAGCTCCtgtttttttagaaaaacaagaaatagaTGTT GTGAGGCTTGATCATATGGTTGTTGCTTTGTCAAAGACTTATAAATCACCAATAGTGGATACTATACAATCTCTTCCACAACATCAACAG ATTTTACTTTGCTCTGCTGTGAAACTTTTCCGTGGgggaaagaaagatgcaaacgtGGGGGAG ctaaataaattttatatggaGATCTGCAAATCAGCACTTATCCCACCTGTTGGGATTTTGGAACTTTCAAGCATATGCAGAGTGCTAAGTGACCAG TGCAGGGGCTTCTCAAACTAG